The DNA region CCGCAGATGCGAGTGAATGCACATCCGGAAAGCGGGAAATGAACCGATCAAAGTACGGAATCACTGCTGCGACAGTGGTCTGCTGCAGCATGATTTCGCTGATCCATATTCGGTAGGGAACCGCAGAAACTCGCCATGGCAACTGTCGCCCGTGGGATTTATACCACTTCAGAACTGCCGTCCGGAACGAACGTTTCCATGCCGCATCAAAAGTGTCGGGCAATGCACTTTTCAGCGAGCCATCGGCCAGCTCGAGTTGAGACTGCTTTGTCGAATGAGACTTCTTCAACCGATTGTCTCAAAGCCTGACCACGGAACCGGACGAGATGCTTTCGGCTTCGGCCCAGCACATCTGTAATGCGGACAATGCAACGTCTCCGGAAAGCGGACCTGCCGATTTGCCCGTCGCGATCGCATCTACAGCGACCTGAAGTTCATTTGTGAACGCCGCGCACCATTTGCCGGTACCGGGCAATTCCGGATGAGTGACTTTGTTGTCATTTGAAATGACACTCAATTGTCGATTCGTGACCCATTCTCCGGCGAACGTGCCAGCGTCAAACATCAGCGTGGCGTTCTCGAAATAAAGTTCGAAACCGTGCGCAAACTGCAGTCCGCTTGCGGCGATTCCACCACTCACACATGTCACTGCCGGGCCATTTCTGTAGACGTAGGACGTATGGACATGATTGACAAATCCGTCCTGCAGGAGACCAGTTGAAAACACGGCTTCCGGCTTACCACAGGCGTGAGCAATGAAGTGGTTGTCGTGAATGTGAAGGTCGATGCCCCATCCACCAAGCTTTCTGAAGTCGGCCATGTCGCCAGACCAGTTCGGTCGACAGATCACGCGTTTAAAATGTGCCGCCAGAAGTTTGCCATA from Planctomycetaceae bacterium includes:
- a CDS encoding Gfo/Idh/MocA family oxidoreductase, with product MIRIGIIGIGFMGYTHFEGARDISGGKVTAIATRDPKKLAGDWTSIQGNFGPPGGQVDVSDLKCYSDYRELLADPEIDLVDICLPTDKHHSIVMESIRAGKATLVEKPISVDLNEASEMVQAAAAAGVPLMVAHVLPFFPEFQFASEAVQTQRYGKLLAAHFKRVICRPNWSGDMADFRKLGGWGIDLHIHDNHFIAHACGKPEAVFSTGLLQDGFVNHVHTSYVYRNGPAVTCVSGGIAASGLQFAHGFELYFENATLMFDAGTFAGEWVTNRQLSVISNDNKVTHPELPGTGKWCAAFTNELQVAVDAIATGKSAGPLSGDVALSALQMCWAEAESISSGSVVRL